The following proteins come from a genomic window of Blastococcus sp. HT6-30:
- a CDS encoding GNAT family N-acetyltransferase, producing the protein MIVEPAAWDDPDVRRLTTDRQTEVRGRYDGKEEPGRPPSAADVSVVPVAGMTTRRRSAAEHCALGNGAAVVKRMYVVPAARGRGVSKAVLAGLEDAARARGWTTLRLESGPRQPEAIALYSGAGYRPIGAFGHYVGDPDAEHSLFFEQVLAA; encoded by the coding sequence GTGATCGTCGAGCCGGCTGCCTGGGACGACCCGGACGTCCGGCGGCTCACGACCGACCGGCAGACCGAGGTCCGGGGCCGCTACGACGGCAAGGAGGAGCCGGGCCGGCCCCCGTCGGCCGCCGACGTCAGCGTGGTCCCGGTGGCCGGGATGACGACGCGACGGCGCTCGGCTGCGGAGCACTGCGCGCTGGGGAACGGCGCGGCGGTGGTGAAGCGCATGTACGTGGTTCCCGCCGCCCGCGGCCGGGGGGTGTCGAAGGCGGTCCTGGCCGGGCTCGAGGACGCCGCCCGGGCGCGGGGCTGGACGACACTGCGGCTGGAGAGCGGACCCCGTCAGCCCGAGGCGATCGCGCTTTACTCGGGCGCCGGGTACCGGCCGATCGGGGCGTTCGGCCACTACGTGGGCGACCCCGACGCCGAGCACTCGCTGTTCTTCGAGCAGGTTCTCGCGGCCTGA
- a CDS encoding RNA polymerase sigma factor, which translates to MTPTAMHRSAGPPAEPPRLRALPDALPRDAELIARSVDDPAEFAALFDRHAATVHRYLGRRVGELADDLLSEVFLVAFRRRAAYRPEHVEVRPWLLGIATNVVHGHRRTEQRRYRALARAAAEPERHGEDPGDAADRLDAQALRGPLAAALAGLKPRDRDALLLLAWGQLGYEEIAAVLDVPVGTVRSRLHRARRQTRAALGDVSPLAPTSEEEDR; encoded by the coding sequence GTGACCCCGACGGCGATGCACCGGTCCGCCGGTCCACCCGCCGAGCCCCCTCGGCTGCGGGCGCTGCCCGACGCGCTCCCCAGGGACGCCGAGCTGATCGCCCGCTCGGTCGACGACCCGGCGGAGTTCGCCGCGCTGTTCGACCGGCACGCCGCGACCGTGCACCGCTACCTCGGCCGCCGCGTGGGCGAGCTCGCCGACGACCTGCTCAGCGAGGTCTTCCTCGTCGCGTTCCGGCGCCGTGCGGCGTACCGCCCCGAGCACGTCGAGGTCCGGCCGTGGCTTCTCGGCATCGCGACCAACGTGGTGCACGGCCACCGGCGCACGGAGCAGCGCCGCTACCGCGCACTGGCCCGGGCGGCCGCCGAACCCGAGCGGCACGGCGAGGACCCGGGTGACGCCGCGGACCGGCTGGACGCCCAGGCCCTGCGCGGCCCGCTCGCCGCCGCGCTGGCCGGGTTGAAGCCACGCGACCGCGACGCCCTGCTCCTGCTCGCCTGGGGCCAGCTCGGCTACGAGGAGATCGCCGCCGTCCTCGACGTCCCGGTCGGCACGGTGCGCTCGCGGCTGCACCGCGCCCGCCGCCAGACCCGCGCCGCCCTCGGCGACGTCTCCCCCTTGGCGCCGACCTCCGAGGAGGAGGACCGATGA
- a CDS encoding aldose 1-epimerase family protein, whose protein sequence is MPDVWPRADRTEVELAAGGAVLAVDLRGGTLRRLAVGDWEVLDGYPAGRVLPGWRGATLVPWPNRLRHGRWTWGGEDLQLDVRSPEEPHAIHGLVAWQPWSVLAEADGFVTVGTTVEPHPGYPFRLAVAVDHRLAPDRLTTTLRVRNVGEAPAPFGAGFHPYLSVGATADGGIADAELTLPARTELVVDGGLPTGERRPFDGAAGRIGDRALDTPLTDLERDDDGWARVRLRGRAGELVLSVDGSWPWLQVYSGDTLPAGQWRRSLAVEPMTCPPNALADGVDLVVLAPGRTWSGTWSLAWTPAA, encoded by the coding sequence ATGCCCGACGTCTGGCCCCGTGCCGACCGCACCGAGGTGGAGCTCGCCGCGGGCGGTGCCGTCCTCGCCGTCGACCTGCGCGGCGGGACGTTGCGCCGCCTCGCGGTGGGGGACTGGGAGGTGCTCGACGGCTACCCGGCCGGTCGCGTCCTGCCCGGCTGGCGCGGCGCCACCCTGGTGCCCTGGCCCAACCGGCTGCGGCACGGCCGGTGGACGTGGGGGGGCGAGGACCTGCAGCTCGACGTCCGGTCGCCCGAGGAGCCGCACGCCATCCACGGGTTGGTCGCCTGGCAGCCGTGGTCGGTGCTGGCAGAGGCGGACGGGTTCGTCACGGTCGGGACCACGGTCGAGCCGCACCCGGGTTACCCGTTCCGGCTGGCCGTCGCGGTCGACCACCGACTCGCCCCCGACCGGCTCACCACCACCCTGCGGGTGCGGAATGTGGGTGAGGCGCCCGCGCCGTTCGGCGCCGGGTTCCACCCCTACCTCTCCGTCGGGGCGACGGCGGACGGCGGCATCGCGGACGCCGAGCTGACCCTCCCGGCCCGCACCGAGCTGGTCGTCGACGGCGGACTGCCGACGGGGGAGCGGCGGCCTTTCGACGGCGCGGCCGGCCGGATCGGCGACCGGGCGCTGGACACCCCGCTCACCGACCTGGAGCGCGACGACGACGGCTGGGCGCGCGTGCGGCTGCGGGGCCGCGCCGGCGAGCTGGTGCTCTCGGTCGACGGCTCGTGGCCCTGGCTGCAGGTCTACAGCGGGGACACCCTTCCCGCCGGCCAGTGGCGCCGCAGCCTGGCCGTGGAGCCGATGACCTGCCCGCCGAACGCGCTGGCCGACGGCGTCGACCTGGTCGTCCTCGCGCCGGGGCGGACGTGGTCGGGCACCTGGTCGCTGGCCTGGACCCCGGCGGCCTGA
- a CDS encoding MOSC N-terminal beta barrel domain-containing protein has product MQELWRYPVKSLHGERLTEAWIGPLGIAGDRGWALFDRDTGLGLTARRVPELLFGAARLRPGGGVEVVLPDGTVTADDGVLSAWLGRRVELRAAADHDAAPTYETPADEDVPDPTEWLQWEGASGPFHDSPRIRLSLVSTGTLGTWDRRRFRANVVLDGAGEDDLRGREVELGGVHLRVGTGIPRCVMTTRPQPGGIARDTSVLKTVHRERGGLLAVRAAVVEPGTVRVGDVLAPTAD; this is encoded by the coding sequence GTGCAGGAGCTCTGGCGCTACCCGGTGAAGTCGCTGCACGGCGAGCGGCTGACCGAGGCGTGGATCGGTCCGCTCGGCATCGCCGGGGACCGGGGCTGGGCGTTGTTCGACCGGGACACCGGCCTGGGGCTGACCGCGCGGCGGGTGCCCGAGCTGCTGTTCGGTGCCGCCCGGCTGCGCCCCGGCGGCGGTGTCGAGGTGGTCCTGCCCGACGGCACGGTCACCGCCGACGACGGCGTCCTGTCGGCCTGGCTCGGCCGCCGGGTGGAGCTGCGCGCGGCAGCCGACCACGACGCCGCACCCACCTACGAGACCCCGGCGGACGAGGACGTCCCCGACCCCACCGAATGGCTGCAGTGGGAGGGCGCGTCGGGCCCGTTCCACGACAGCCCGCGCATCCGGCTCTCGCTGGTCTCCACCGGCACGCTCGGCACCTGGGACCGCCGCCGGTTCCGGGCCAACGTCGTCCTGGACGGCGCGGGGGAGGACGACCTGCGCGGCCGGGAGGTGGAGCTGGGTGGCGTGCACCTGCGCGTCGGCACCGGGATCCCCCGCTGCGTGATGACCACACGCCCGCAGCCCGGCGGGATCGCCCGCGACACCTCGGTGCTCAAGACCGTCCACCGCGAACGGGGCGGGCTGCTGGCGGTGCGGGCCGCCGTCGTGGAGCCCGGCACCGTCCGGGTCGGCGACGTCCTGGCACCGACGGCAGACTGA
- a CDS encoding RNA-binding S4 domain-containing protein, translating into MRTIDLRPGEDSIRLGQLLKLVDAVPTGAQVKDVLLSGAVTVNGEPEERRGRQLRSGDVVAIEGAEDVRIG; encoded by the coding sequence GTGCGCACCATCGACCTGCGTCCCGGCGAGGACAGCATCCGCCTCGGCCAGCTGCTCAAGCTCGTCGACGCCGTCCCCACCGGCGCCCAGGTGAAGGACGTCCTGCTCTCCGGGGCGGTGACCGTCAACGGCGAGCCGGAGGAGCGCCGCGGCCGGCAGCTGCGCTCCGGTGACGTCGTCGCGATCGAGGGTGCCGAGGACGTCCGGATCGGCTGA
- a CDS encoding pyridoxal phosphate-dependent aminotransferase: protein MRDPLASRLRGFGTTVFAEMSALAVATGSINLGQGFPDYPGSPEVLDVARAAIGTAADQYPPGPGIPELRAAVAEHQQRFQGLAYDPDTEVLVTAGATEALAAAMLALLEPGDEVVVLEPIYDSYSASVAMAGGVLRPVPLHPPADGVGPWTFDEAELRAAVTPRTRLLLVNTPHNPTGTVLTAAELAVLAELATAHDLLVITDEVYEHLVFDGARHVSPATLPGMRERTLVVSSAGKTFDVTGWKVGWVCGPAPLVTAVRTAKQFLTYVNAGPLQPAVAAGLRLPDAYFDGVARDLEARRDVLVAGLRNAGLPVISPQATYFATVDVRAVQPDGDGLAFCRALPERAGVVAVPTVVFYTPAHASLGRHLVRFAFCKSDAVLAEAVERLGRLA, encoded by the coding sequence GTGAGGGATCCGCTGGCGTCCCGGCTGCGCGGTTTCGGTACGACGGTGTTCGCCGAGATGAGCGCCCTCGCCGTCGCGACCGGCTCGATCAACCTCGGCCAGGGCTTCCCCGACTACCCGGGGTCGCCGGAGGTGCTCGACGTCGCCCGGGCCGCGATCGGGACCGCCGCCGACCAGTACCCGCCCGGCCCGGGCATCCCGGAGCTGCGGGCCGCCGTCGCCGAGCACCAGCAGCGGTTCCAGGGCCTCGCGTACGACCCGGACACCGAGGTGCTGGTGACCGCCGGTGCCACCGAGGCGCTGGCGGCGGCCATGCTCGCGCTGCTCGAGCCCGGCGACGAGGTCGTGGTCCTGGAGCCGATCTACGACAGCTACAGCGCGTCGGTGGCGATGGCCGGCGGCGTGCTCCGCCCGGTGCCGCTGCACCCACCCGCCGACGGCGTGGGGCCCTGGACCTTCGACGAGGCCGAGCTGCGCGCTGCCGTCACGCCGCGCACCCGGCTGCTGCTGGTGAACACGCCGCACAACCCCACCGGCACGGTCCTGACCGCGGCCGAGCTCGCGGTGCTGGCCGAGCTGGCCACCGCCCACGACCTCCTGGTGATCACCGACGAGGTCTACGAGCACCTGGTGTTCGACGGCGCCCGGCACGTCTCCCCCGCCACGCTGCCGGGCATGCGCGAGCGGACGCTCGTCGTCTCCAGCGCGGGCAAGACGTTCGATGTGACCGGCTGGAAGGTGGGCTGGGTCTGCGGGCCCGCGCCCCTCGTCACCGCCGTCCGCACCGCCAAGCAGTTCCTCACCTACGTCAACGCCGGGCCGTTGCAGCCCGCGGTGGCCGCCGGACTGCGGCTGCCCGACGCCTACTTCGACGGGGTGGCCCGCGACCTGGAGGCCCGGCGGGACGTCCTGGTCGCCGGCCTGCGGAACGCCGGGCTGCCGGTGATCAGCCCGCAGGCCACCTACTTCGCCACGGTCGACGTGCGCGCGGTGCAGCCCGACGGCGACGGGCTGGCCTTCTGCCGGGCCCTTCCCGAGCGGGCCGGCGTCGTCGCCGTCCCGACCGTGGTCTTCTACACACCGGCGCACGCCTCCCTGGGGCGGCACCTGGTGCGGTTCGCGTTCTGCAAGAGCGATGCGGTGCTCGCCGAGGCGGTCGAGCGGTTGGGGAGGCTGGCATGA
- a CDS encoding carbon-nitrogen family hydrolase, with product MRVAAVQHDIVWEDREANFARLAPQVGRAVAAGAELVLLTETFSTGFSMTPGIGEPEGGPSARFLAAQAADHGVWVGGSCPEIAPGEQLPYNSFVLAGPDGTTHRYRKLHPFTHGGEHERFRAGDGPVTVEIGGLRVTPFVCYDLRFADVFWRAAPGTDLYVVVANWPGARRLHWQTLLQARAIENQAYVVGCNRVGTAGDGTEHAGDSRVVDPMGELLATAAGAETLVLADVDPAEVTATRDRLRFLEDRRG from the coding sequence ATGAGGGTCGCGGCGGTGCAGCACGACATCGTGTGGGAGGACCGGGAGGCCAACTTCGCGCGGCTGGCGCCGCAGGTGGGACGGGCGGTCGCCGCCGGTGCGGAGCTGGTGCTCCTCACCGAGACGTTCTCCACCGGCTTCTCCATGACGCCGGGCATCGGGGAGCCCGAGGGCGGTCCGTCGGCGCGGTTCCTCGCCGCCCAGGCGGCCGACCACGGCGTGTGGGTGGGCGGCAGCTGCCCGGAGATCGCGCCGGGGGAGCAGCTGCCCTACAACTCCTTCGTCCTCGCCGGGCCTGACGGGACCACGCACCGGTACCGCAAGCTGCACCCGTTCACGCACGGCGGGGAGCACGAGCGTTTCCGGGCCGGCGACGGGCCGGTCACCGTCGAGATCGGGGGCCTGCGGGTCACCCCGTTCGTCTGCTACGACCTGCGCTTCGCCGACGTCTTCTGGCGTGCGGCGCCCGGCACCGACCTCTACGTGGTGGTGGCCAACTGGCCGGGCGCCCGGCGGCTGCACTGGCAGACGTTGCTGCAGGCCCGGGCCATCGAGAACCAGGCCTACGTCGTGGGCTGCAACCGGGTGGGCACCGCCGGGGACGGCACCGAGCATGCCGGCGACAGCCGAGTCGTGGACCCGATGGGCGAGCTGCTCGCCACCGCGGCGGGCGCCGAGACCCTCGTGCTGGCCGACGTCGACCCCGCCGAGGTGACGGCGACCCGCGACCGGCTGCGCTTCCTCGAGGACCGGCGCGGCTGA
- a CDS encoding PRC and DUF2382 domain-containing protein, giving the protein MLSEREVAAAIGSTAYGDGGDKLGTVEHFFVDDRTGKPTWAAVTTGVFGTRHSVVPAGNATWDDGRLHLPVSAEAVKTAPSVGGNHLDPGEEAELRRHYGLAEGRGTDLDEDGERSPDAVTPVAAAPLAGPTDTVTVPAAGAVPPPPAAGAAPAGGTDGAMTRSEEQLRVHTEQAVTRRVRLVKYVVTEEVQITVPIRREEIRLEEVPSDATGTATEDVPGESLVPEGASAGSGLPDEIVLHTERPVVSVEVVPTERVRLRAELVEGHETVTEQIQREQVVVDQDGTPRT; this is encoded by the coding sequence ATGTTGAGCGAGCGCGAGGTGGCCGCCGCGATCGGCAGCACCGCCTACGGCGACGGTGGCGACAAGCTGGGCACCGTCGAACACTTCTTCGTCGACGACCGGACCGGGAAGCCGACCTGGGCGGCGGTGACCACCGGCGTGTTCGGCACGCGGCACTCGGTCGTGCCTGCCGGGAACGCCACGTGGGACGACGGGCGGCTGCACCTGCCGGTGAGCGCCGAGGCGGTCAAGACCGCCCCGTCCGTGGGCGGGAACCACCTCGACCCGGGCGAGGAGGCGGAGCTGCGCCGCCACTACGGGCTCGCCGAGGGACGCGGCACCGACCTGGACGAGGACGGTGAGCGCAGCCCCGACGCCGTCACGCCCGTCGCCGCCGCACCGCTGGCCGGGCCCACCGACACGGTCACCGTGCCGGCGGCGGGCGCGGTCCCCCCGCCCCCGGCCGCCGGAGCCGCGCCCGCCGGAGGCACGGACGGCGCCATGACCCGCAGCGAGGAGCAGCTGCGGGTGCACACCGAGCAGGCGGTCACCCGACGGGTGCGCCTGGTGAAGTACGTGGTCACCGAAGAGGTGCAGATCACCGTGCCGATCCGGCGCGAGGAGATCCGCCTCGAGGAGGTGCCGTCGGACGCGACCGGGACGGCGACGGAGGACGTCCCGGGTGAGTCGCTCGTACCGGAGGGCGCGTCGGCCGGCTCCGGGCTGCCGGACGAGATCGTGCTGCACACCGAGCGCCCGGTGGTCAGCGTCGAGGTCGTGCCGACCGAGCGGGTGCGGCTGCGCGCCGAGCTGGTCGAGGGCCACGAGACGGTCACCGAGCAGATCCAGCGCGAGCAGGTCGTCGTCGACCAGGACGGCACGCCCCGGACCTGA
- a CDS encoding endonuclease/exonuclease/phosphatase family protein, translating to MSPAPLDPRWAAGAALPWAVWAALRATGAERGYPLVPALAFTPYTAATAVLPLAAAVRARSLPGTLLAAAAGATLGAAVVSHRGRPPTGPPPAGTRLRIATVSLRLGRVPAGPVVELVREHDVDVLAVQELTPDAHRRLTAAGLDRELPHVHVVPARPGSVVSASGGVWSRWPITGRRVVPGGYEQPVVRLPGGDGPDVEITSIHSRPPSTSPAAVRGWSEDLAALPPPDPVVLRVLAGDFNATLDHAALRAVLRQGYRDAARAAGRGLTWTWRPLRLRFPRLALDHVLIDPRLAVTGFTAAPVEGSDHRSLVVDLVLPGR from the coding sequence ATGTCCCCGGCGCCCCTCGATCCGCGATGGGCAGCCGGGGCGGCGCTCCCGTGGGCGGTGTGGGCGGCGCTGCGCGCCACCGGCGCCGAACGCGGCTACCCGCTCGTGCCGGCGCTGGCCTTCACCCCGTACACGGCCGCCACCGCAGTCCTCCCGCTGGCCGCCGCCGTCCGGGCCCGCTCGCTGCCCGGCACCCTGCTGGCCGCCGCGGCCGGCGCGACGCTCGGCGCCGCGGTCGTGTCGCACCGGGGCCGCCCGCCCACCGGTCCCCCTCCGGCGGGCACCCGGCTGCGGATCGCCACGGTCAGCCTGCGGTTGGGCCGGGTTCCGGCCGGACCGGTGGTCGAGCTGGTGCGCGAGCACGACGTCGACGTCCTGGCGGTGCAGGAGCTCACCCCCGACGCCCACCGGCGGCTGACCGCGGCCGGCCTGGACCGGGAACTCCCCCACGTCCACGTCGTCCCCGCCCGGCCGGGCAGCGTCGTATCCGCCTCCGGCGGCGTCTGGAGCCGGTGGCCGATCACCGGGCGGCGGGTGGTGCCCGGTGGCTACGAGCAGCCCGTGGTCCGCCTGCCGGGCGGCGACGGGCCCGACGTCGAGATCACCTCGATCCACTCCCGGCCCCCGTCGACCTCCCCCGCCGCCGTGCGCGGCTGGAGCGAGGACCTCGCCGCCCTGCCGCCGCCCGACCCGGTGGTGCTGCGGGTGCTGGCCGGCGACTTCAACGCCACCCTCGACCACGCCGCGCTGCGGGCGGTGCTGCGCCAGGGGTACCGGGACGCCGCCCGGGCGGCGGGCCGGGGGCTGACGTGGACCTGGCGACCGCTGCGCCTCCGCTTTCCACGGCTGGCGCTGGACCACGTCCTGATCGACCCGCGCCTCGCCGTCACCGGCTTCACGGCGGCGCCGGTGGAGGGCAGCGACCACCGGTCGCTGGTCGTGGATCTGGTGCTGCCGGGCCGCTGA
- a CDS encoding CYTH domain-containing protein produces the protein MVTEQLEVERKFDVDTDFVLPALDAVPGVAVVDAPVTHELTAVYHDTADLRLVRGRVTLRRRTGGPDEGWHLKLPAGAARRELHLPLDHRTGTAPAELLDVVAGLLAGEVPGPVVTMRTRRVVTVLRNAAGRALAELADDTVTATVPAAAPGGSPEVRSWREVEVELVEGEEPLLAAVGEVLVAAGARPSPRVSKLASALSSRLGTAG, from the coding sequence GTGGTCACCGAGCAGCTGGAGGTCGAGCGCAAGTTCGACGTCGACACGGATTTCGTCCTGCCGGCGCTCGACGCGGTCCCCGGCGTCGCCGTCGTGGACGCACCGGTGACGCACGAGCTGACGGCGGTGTACCACGACACCGCCGACCTGCGGCTGGTCCGCGGCCGGGTGACCCTCCGCCGCCGCACCGGCGGGCCCGACGAGGGCTGGCACCTCAAGCTCCCGGCCGGGGCCGCCCGCCGGGAACTGCACCTGCCGCTCGACCACCGCACCGGCACGGCCCCCGCCGAGCTGCTGGACGTGGTCGCCGGTCTCCTGGCGGGCGAGGTCCCCGGGCCGGTCGTGACCATGCGCACCCGGCGGGTGGTCACCGTGCTCCGGAACGCCGCGGGCCGCGCGCTGGCCGAGCTCGCCGACGACACGGTGACGGCGACGGTGCCGGCCGCGGCGCCGGGCGGATCCCCGGAGGTCCGGTCCTGGCGGGAGGTCGAGGTCGAGCTGGTGGAGGGGGAGGAGCCCCTGCTGGCCGCGGTGGGCGAGGTGCTGGTGGCCGCGGGCGCCCGTCCCTCGCCGCGCGTCTCGAAGCTGGCGTCCGCGCTCTCGTCCCGGCTGGGCACCGCCGGCTGA
- a CDS encoding metallophosphoesterase, with translation MGSLHAYLWVRVVRGTTRPGRLRRRLTALTVVLAVLPVLAVTLRGVLSLDAITPLSWIGYSWLGIALYAVLALVALEPVRLVGDAWLRRTRDRVVPNGLRGGPRRDDAAARADGGEPGRVAVQEDRGVTDTALPRRLFLARGLAVTAGAVALGTAGAGAWFANSAPVVRRVPVTLRGLDPALDGLRIVTFSDGHLSATYGGRRFERVVEIVNEQRPDVVAIVGDLVDGDVDDLREDVAPLADLVSGQGVYFVTGNHEYFVDTRAWMRHLPTLGVDVLRNERVAIRRGGASFDLAGIDDRTAAISGLPGHGADLDAALDGRDDATPVVLLAHQPVQVEQAAAAGVDLQLSGHTHGGQLWPFDYAVRLDQPAVEGWSRHGDTQLYVTTGAGYWGPPMRIGARPEVTVIELRAPRG, from the coding sequence GTGGGGTCGCTGCACGCCTACCTGTGGGTGCGCGTGGTGCGCGGGACCACGCGGCCGGGACGGCTGCGCCGGCGGCTGACGGCGCTCACCGTCGTCCTGGCGGTGCTGCCGGTCCTGGCCGTGACGCTGCGCGGCGTCCTGTCCCTGGACGCGATCACCCCCTTGAGCTGGATCGGCTACAGCTGGCTCGGCATCGCGCTCTACGCCGTCCTGGCCCTGGTCGCCCTCGAACCGGTGCGGCTGGTCGGCGATGCCTGGCTCCGTAGGACGCGGGACAGGGTCGTCCCGAACGGGCTCCGGGGGGGTCCGCGCAGGGACGACGCAGCGGCTCGGGCTGACGGGGGCGAACCCGGCCGGGTCGCGGTCCAGGAGGACCGCGGCGTCACGGACACGGCCCTCCCCCGGCGGCTCTTCCTGGCCCGGGGGCTGGCGGTGACCGCAGGCGCGGTGGCGCTCGGCACGGCCGGCGCGGGCGCCTGGTTCGCCAACTCCGCGCCGGTGGTCCGGCGGGTCCCGGTGACCCTGCGGGGGCTGGACCCGGCGCTGGACGGCCTGCGGATCGTGACCTTCTCCGACGGCCACCTCTCGGCGACCTACGGCGGGCGCCGCTTCGAGCGGGTGGTCGAGATCGTCAACGAGCAGCGCCCCGACGTCGTGGCGATCGTCGGCGACCTGGTCGACGGCGACGTCGACGACCTGCGGGAGGACGTCGCCCCGCTCGCCGACCTGGTGAGCGGGCAGGGCGTCTACTTCGTCACCGGCAACCACGAGTACTTCGTCGACACCCGCGCCTGGATGCGGCACCTGCCGACCCTGGGCGTGGACGTGCTCCGCAACGAGCGGGTGGCCATCCGCCGGGGCGGCGCCTCGTTCGACCTCGCCGGCATCGACGACCGGACGGCGGCGATCTCGGGGCTGCCTGGTCACGGCGCCGATCTCGACGCCGCGCTGGACGGACGGGACGACGCCACGCCGGTGGTCCTGCTCGCACACCAGCCGGTGCAGGTGGAGCAGGCCGCGGCGGCGGGGGTCGACCTGCAGCTGTCCGGCCACACCCACGGCGGGCAGCTGTGGCCCTTCGACTACGCCGTGCGCCTGGACCAGCCGGCGGTGGAGGGCTGGTCGCGGCACGGCGACACCCAGCTGTACGTGACCACCGGAGCGGGGTACTGGGGTCCGCCGATGCGGATCGGGGCCCGGCCGGAGGTCACCGTCATCGAGCTCCGGGCGCCGCGCGGTTGA
- a CDS encoding helix-turn-helix domain-containing protein, which translates to MTGSPDWRRRRWEATHERIFTAAVRLFEDEGFDQVSVSRIATAAGVSVPTFYAHYPSKEHVVMRLMAPEQVAALIAAQPASLPLAARIRQAAYDSLTGIDGETRAQLHARWQIIAGSTALRHRAGEFDRITATMVAASLTEDGSPRPADLVVASAYLAAFTTGLLVWADGSETSLEECIRAAFAALEQA; encoded by the coding sequence GTGACCGGATCCCCGGACTGGCGAAGGCGCAGGTGGGAGGCGACCCACGAGCGGATCTTCACGGCCGCGGTGCGGTTGTTCGAGGACGAGGGCTTCGACCAGGTGAGCGTCAGCAGGATCGCCACGGCGGCCGGCGTCTCGGTGCCGACCTTCTACGCGCACTACCCGAGCAAGGAACACGTCGTCATGCGCCTGATGGCGCCCGAGCAGGTGGCCGCGCTCATCGCCGCCCAGCCGGCGTCGCTGCCCCTGGCGGCGCGCATCCGCCAGGCCGCGTACGACTCGCTCACCGGGATCGACGGCGAGACCCGCGCGCAGCTGCACGCCCGCTGGCAGATCATCGCCGGCAGCACGGCGCTGCGGCACCGCGCCGGCGAGTTCGACCGGATCACCGCGACGATGGTCGCCGCCTCCCTCACCGAGGACGGGTCCCCCCGTCCGGCCGACCTCGTGGTGGCCAGCGCCTACCTCGCCGCCTTCACGACCGGCCTGCTCGTCTGGGCCGACGGCAGCGAGACGAGCCTGGAGGAGTGCATTCGGGCGGCCTTCGCCGCCCTGGAGCAGGCGTGA
- a CDS encoding GntR family transcriptional regulator, translating to MASPLSGPKYLSVREHLRRRVAALPELTLLPPEPVLCAEYGVSRITLRRAVDGLVADGHLVREQGRGTYVTRPAIRHEYRESFVHRIAGFNSVMTEQGAQVGTRVLTQRIVPVPATVATELNLEPAADVVELVRLRSVDGTPNHVAHSFLPAGLYPRAADADFGEGSLYDYLRAEYSADLAHARIVVDVGTAAPEEADLLRVVAGSPLLVVRTTVRDSDGRPLVHSFSRLRPDVSQVEFEVSVGGR from the coding sequence GTGGCGAGCCCTCTGTCCGGACCGAAGTACCTGTCGGTCCGGGAGCACCTCCGGCGCCGCGTCGCCGCCCTGCCGGAGCTGACGCTCCTTCCACCGGAGCCGGTGCTCTGCGCCGAGTACGGGGTCAGCCGGATCACACTGCGCCGCGCGGTCGACGGCCTGGTCGCCGACGGGCACCTCGTCCGCGAGCAGGGCCGGGGCACCTACGTGACCCGCCCGGCCATCCGGCACGAGTACCGCGAGAGCTTCGTGCACCGCATCGCCGGGTTCAACTCGGTCATGACCGAGCAGGGGGCCCAGGTCGGCACCAGGGTCCTGACCCAGCGGATCGTGCCCGTGCCGGCCACCGTGGCCACCGAGCTGAACCTCGAGCCGGCCGCGGACGTCGTGGAGCTGGTGCGGCTGCGCAGCGTGGACGGCACCCCGAACCACGTCGCGCACAGCTTCCTCCCGGCCGGCCTCTACCCGCGGGCGGCAGATGCGGACTTCGGCGAGGGATCGCTCTACGACTACCTGCGCGCGGAGTACTCGGCCGACCTGGCCCACGCGCGGATCGTCGTGGACGTCGGCACCGCCGCGCCGGAGGAGGCCGATCTGCTCCGCGTGGTGGCCGGCTCACCGCTCCTGGTCGTGCGGACCACCGTCCGGGACAGCGACGGGCGGCCGCTGGTGCACAGCTTCTCCCGGCTCCGGCCGGACGTCAGCCAGGTGGAGTTCGAGGTCTCCGTGGGAGGGCGCTGA